The Rhodococcus triatomae genome includes a window with the following:
- a CDS encoding TetR/AcrR family transcriptional regulator, with amino-acid sequence MNVSPRATRRIPGAKKVGRKPAFTREDVVAAAIAEGIDRFRLSAVADRLGVVPAAIYRLFPSRDDLVVACLDAAGATLRMPEPGMSWRETLSLWADECWRVCEDFPGLSGLVYAYPSAFTRIEYVFAAYAANLKAQGKSTRQAMFALDFIGDSVFASHLSVESMRSVDEDGTSGLDRVRAAIGDADVVMEPQDSWTDRGAVDTKIDFILTGLERHWPEL; translated from the coding sequence GTGAATGTGTCGCCGCGTGCCACGCGCAGAATCCCGGGTGCCAAGAAGGTCGGGCGCAAGCCCGCCTTCACCCGCGAGGACGTGGTGGCCGCGGCGATCGCCGAAGGGATCGACCGGTTCCGCCTGTCGGCGGTCGCGGATCGGCTCGGGGTGGTCCCGGCGGCGATCTACCGGCTCTTCCCCTCCCGCGACGATCTGGTGGTCGCCTGCCTCGACGCCGCCGGTGCGACCCTGCGGATGCCGGAGCCCGGCATGTCCTGGCGCGAGACGCTGAGCCTCTGGGCGGACGAGTGCTGGCGTGTGTGCGAGGACTTCCCGGGGTTGAGCGGGCTCGTGTACGCCTACCCGTCCGCATTCACCAGGATCGAGTACGTGTTCGCCGCGTATGCCGCGAACCTGAAGGCACAGGGGAAATCCACCCGGCAGGCGATGTTCGCTCTGGACTTCATCGGCGACTCGGTCTTCGCCTCCCACCTGAGCGTCGAATCGATGCGGTCCGTCGACGAGGACGGCACGTCCGGCCTCGACCGGGTTCGCGCGGCGATCGGTGACGCCGACGTCGTGATGGAACCGCAGGATTCCTGGACCGACAGGGGCGCCGTCGACACGAAGATCGACTTCATCCTCACCGGACTCGAACGTCACTGGCCCGAACTGTGA